From Xylanibacter oryzae DSM 17970, a single genomic window includes:
- a CDS encoding CYTH domain-containing protein, which produces MKGLEIERKFLVKSGDFKKEAFSSSRIKQGYICSTSGRTVRVRIRDEKGYLTIKGPSDANGLSRYEFEKEITLDEAEHLMQLCEPGMIDKTRYLVKSGKHTFEVDEFYGDNEGLVMAEVELEYEDEPYEKPYFIGREVTGDKRFYNSNLQKEPFTVWRATLPPEDLLLLPKSRQQN; this is translated from the coding sequence ATGAAGGGTCTTGAGATAGAACGCAAATTTCTTGTAAAGAGCGGTGACTTCAAAAAAGAAGCTTTCTCAAGCAGTCGTATCAAACAGGGCTATATTTGTAGCACTTCCGGTCGTACCGTCCGTGTAAGAATTCGCGATGAAAAGGGGTATCTTACCATAAAAGGTCCTTCAGACGCCAACGGATTGTCCAGATACGAGTTTGAGAAAGAGATAACACTTGACGAGGCCGAACATCTTATGCAATTGTGTGAGCCCGGTATGATAGACAAGACTCGTTATCTTGTGAAAAGCGGTAAGCACACATTCGAAGTTGATGAGTTTTACGGGGATAATGAAGGACTCGTTATGGCCGAAGTAGAACTTGAATACGAAGACGAACCATACGAAAAACCCTATTTTATCGGACGAGAAGTCACAGGAGATAAACGTTTCTATAATTCTAATCTACAGAAAGAACCCTTTACCGTCTGGCGCGCCACTTTGCCACCAGAAGACCTATTGCTGTTGCCAAAATCACGCCAACAGAATTAG
- a CDS encoding sodium-dependent transporter, giving the protein MSQSNRVNFGSKLGVILATAGSAVGLGNIWRFPYMAGHNGGAAFMLIYIGCVIFLGIPGMVCEFIIGRHVSANAARSYLTMGKGTPFSIVGYVGILTSIIILGFYSVVAGWCLQYLMASILGHLNGDSTYIVNYFQTFSTNPLKPALWAVLFVLLTHIIVAHGVDKGIEKASKLMMPALFILLIVIIIASCSLPNAMKGIDFLFNPDFSKVDHNVILGALGQAFFSLSLGTGCLCTYASYFNKHIDLLKSATQIALIDTLVAIFAGLMIFPAAFSIGVSPDSGPSLIFITLPRVFLQAFHAIPIIGYVISILFYSLLALAALTSTISIHEIGTAFIHEEMHLSRKGAAWIVTIACCIVAVLCSLSVSSSSGLMIHGKSLLDCCDYITAQVLLPLGGFCTCLMIGWYVPRKVVKDEFTNWGTLRGKLFHVFVFCARYVCPILILMIFLNQFGFI; this is encoded by the coding sequence ATGTCTCAGAGTAACAGAGTAAATTTCGGAAGTAAATTAGGAGTGATTTTAGCTACTGCAGGTTCTGCGGTAGGTCTTGGTAATATATGGCGTTTCCCCTATATGGCAGGCCATAATGGTGGAGCTGCATTCATGTTGATATACATAGGCTGCGTTATCTTTTTAGGCATACCGGGTATGGTATGCGAATTTATAATTGGCCGTCATGTTTCAGCTAATGCCGCTAGGTCTTATCTCACAATGGGTAAGGGCACACCTTTCTCTATAGTAGGATACGTAGGTATACTGACATCCATCATAATTCTAGGTTTTTACTCTGTAGTAGCAGGTTGGTGTCTCCAATATCTTATGGCTTCCATTTTGGGCCATCTCAACGGAGACTCTACTTATATAGTCAATTACTTCCAGACTTTTTCTACCAACCCTCTCAAACCCGCTTTGTGGGCAGTGCTATTTGTATTACTTACACATATTATTGTTGCCCATGGCGTAGACAAAGGCATAGAGAAAGCCTCAAAACTGATGATGCCGGCTCTTTTTATTCTTTTGATAGTAATCATAATCGCATCATGCTCACTGCCAAATGCCATGAAAGGTATCGACTTTCTTTTCAATCCAGACTTTTCCAAAGTAGACCATAACGTAATATTAGGAGCATTGGGTCAGGCGTTCTTTTCTCTCAGTCTTGGTACCGGATGTCTTTGTACATATGCGTCATACTTCAATAAACATATCGACCTGCTCAAGTCAGCTACACAGATAGCATTGATAGATACACTTGTAGCCATCTTTGCGGGACTGATGATTTTCCCTGCTGCTTTCTCTATCGGCGTGAGTCCGGATTCAGGTCCATCACTTATCTTCATCACCCTGCCACGTGTTTTTCTCCAGGCATTCCATGCCATTCCTATCATAGGGTATGTTATTTCAATATTATTCTATTCACTGTTAGCCTTGGCAGCACTTACATCCACTATCTCAATACATGAGATCGGTACAGCCTTTATTCATGAAGAGATGCACCTGTCTCGTAAAGGTGCCGCCTGGATTGTTACAATAGCCTGCTGTATAGTAGCTGTTTTGTGTTCTCTGTCCGTATCATCCTCAAGTGGATTGATGATACATGGCAAGTCGCTGCTTGACTGCTGCGATTATATCACAGCTCAGGTATTGCTTCCGTTAGGCGGATTCTGTACGTGTTTAATGATAGGATGGTATGTACCCCGTAAAGTAGTAAAAGATGAGTTTACTAATTGGGGCACATTACGTGGTAAACTCTTTCATGTGTTTGTGTTCTGCGCAAGATACGTGTGCCCAATATTAATATTGATGATATTCTTAAATCAGTTCGGCTTTATCTGA
- a CDS encoding VanZ family protein, whose translation MNYIFHLLRRYPISVILFMVIWYLCFFTPPKTPLDNISFIDKWVHITMYGGTCSVLWLEYLHWHKKINSKKLISLAIVAPILMSGLIEILQEYCTNGRRDGDWLDFAANSVGVILATAIGLLVAKWRARR comes from the coding sequence ATGAATTACATATTTCATTTATTAAGAAGATACCCTATATCTGTGATACTTTTTATGGTAATATGGTATTTGTGCTTCTTCACACCGCCGAAGACGCCATTGGATAATATATCGTTCATTGACAAATGGGTGCACATCACCATGTACGGAGGGACGTGTAGCGTATTGTGGTTGGAATATCTGCATTGGCATAAAAAAATAAATAGCAAGAAATTGATATCTCTTGCTATTGTAGCACCAATCCTGATGAGCGGATTGATCGAAATTCTTCAAGAATACTGCACAAACGGCAGACGTGATGGAGACTGGCTGGACTTTGCTGCTAATTCTGTTGGCGTGATTTTGGCAACAGCAATAGGTCTTCTGGTGGCAAAGTGGCGCGCCAGACGGTAA
- the prfB gene encoding peptide chain release factor 2, which produces MITSDQLKDVIERADALNHYLDIDKKQVEYEEESLRTQAPDFWDDPKAAEEQMKKVKSIKKWVDGYADVRRMTDELQLAFDFFHDEMVTEEEVDADYAKAIKAIEDLELMNMLRQKEDPMDCVMKINSGAGGTESQDWAQMLMRMYMRWAEAHGHKVIISNLQEGDEAGIKSVTMEIEGGDYAYGYLKSENGVHRLVRVSPYNAQGKRMTSFASVFVTPLVDDTIEVYVDPAKVSWDLFRSGGAGGQNVNKVETGVRIRYQYTDPDTGEEEEILIENTESRKQLENRNNAMRLLKSQLYDRAMKKRLDAMAKIEAGKKKIEWGSQIRSYVFDDRRVKDHRTNYQTTDVDGVMNGKIDDFIKAYLMEFPVNDEE; this is translated from the coding sequence TATAGATAAGAAACAAGTAGAATACGAAGAAGAAAGTCTTCGTACTCAAGCCCCTGATTTCTGGGATGACCCCAAGGCTGCCGAAGAGCAGATGAAGAAAGTCAAAAGCATAAAGAAGTGGGTAGACGGTTATGCAGACGTCCGTCGTATGACTGATGAATTGCAACTTGCTTTTGATTTCTTTCACGATGAAATGGTCACAGAAGAAGAAGTTGATGCAGATTACGCCAAAGCGATAAAGGCCATTGAAGACCTTGAACTGATGAATATGCTCCGCCAGAAAGAAGATCCGATGGACTGCGTTATGAAGATAAACAGTGGTGCCGGTGGAACAGAAAGTCAGGATTGGGCACAGATGCTTATGCGTATGTATATGCGATGGGCTGAGGCGCATGGTCATAAAGTTATTATAAGTAACCTTCAAGAAGGCGATGAAGCCGGAATTAAGAGCGTAACCATGGAGATTGAAGGTGGAGATTACGCTTACGGATACCTTAAGAGTGAAAATGGAGTCCACCGTCTTGTACGTGTATCGCCATATAACGCACAAGGTAAACGTATGACGAGTTTCGCCAGTGTGTTTGTCACTCCTTTGGTTGATGATACCATTGAGGTCTATGTAGATCCCGCCAAGGTAAGCTGGGACTTGTTCCGTTCGGGAGGCGCAGGTGGTCAGAATGTAAATAAGGTAGAAACAGGTGTGCGTATACGATACCAGTATACAGATCCTGATACAGGCGAGGAAGAAGAAATACTTATTGAAAATACAGAAAGTCGTAAACAGTTGGAAAACCGAAATAACGCAATGCGATTATTGAAGTCACAGCTTTACGACCGTGCTATGAAGAAGCGCCTTGATGCGATGGCTAAAATAGAAGCCGGAAAGAAAAAGATAGAATGGGGAAGTCAGATACGTAGTTATGTCTTTGATGACCGTCGTGTGAAAGATCACCGTACCAACTATCAGACAACAGATGTAGACGGTGTTATGAACGGTAAAATCGATGATTTCATCAAGGCTTATCTTATGGAGTTCCCTGTGAACGATGAAGAATAA